In the Candidatus Hydrogenedentota bacterium genome, GACGCAAGCAAGATCTACCGGGCCTATGACCATCCGCTGCATGCCTTGCTGGCGCGCGTCACCGGAGGGCACTTTGGCCGATACAAGGAATTCCACGCCTTGCGCAACATCAGCTTCGAGGTCAGGCGGGGCGAAAGTGTCGGTATCGTTGGTCGCAACGGATCGGGCAAGAGTACCCTGCTGCAACTGATCTGCGGCATTCGCCAACCGACCTCGGGCACCGTGACCGTCACCGGGCGGATCTCTGCTCTGCTCGAACTGGGTTCCGGATTCCATCCCGATTTCACCGGACGCGAG is a window encoding:
- a CDS encoding ATP-binding cassette domain-containing protein, translating into MSSEAVISVRDASKIYRAYDHPLHALLARVTGGHFGRYKEFHALRNISFEVRRGESVGIVGRNGSGKSTLLQLICGIRQPTSGTVTVTGRISALLELGSGFHPDFTGRE